A portion of the Streptomyces sp. NBC_00376 genome contains these proteins:
- the pstB gene encoding phosphate ABC transporter ATP-binding protein PstB — translation MAKRIDVSGLSAYYGSHLAIEDISMTVEPRSVTAFIGPSGCGKSTFLRTLNRMHEVTPGGRVEGKVLLDDENLYGANVDPVTVRRTVGMVFQRPNPFPTMSIFDNVAAGLRLNGSYKKSQLPEIVEKSLRGANLWNEVKDRLNKPGSGLSGGQQQRLCIARAIAVEPDVLLMDEPCSALDPISTLAIEDLIGELKERFTIVIVTHNMQQAARVSDRTAFFNLAAVGKPGKLVEIDETERIFSNPSVQATEDYISGRFG, via the coding sequence ATGGCCAAGCGCATCGACGTCAGCGGTCTGTCCGCCTACTACGGCTCCCACCTCGCCATCGAGGACATCTCGATGACCGTGGAGCCCCGCTCCGTGACCGCCTTCATCGGCCCGTCCGGCTGCGGCAAGTCCACCTTCCTGCGCACCCTGAACCGCATGCACGAGGTCACCCCCGGTGGCCGCGTCGAGGGCAAGGTGCTGCTGGACGACGAGAACCTGTACGGGGCGAACGTCGACCCGGTCACCGTGCGCCGCACGGTCGGCATGGTCTTCCAGCGCCCGAACCCGTTCCCGACGATGTCGATCTTCGACAACGTCGCGGCCGGCCTCAGGCTGAACGGCTCGTACAAGAAGAGCCAGCTGCCCGAGATCGTCGAGAAGTCGCTGCGCGGCGCCAACCTCTGGAACGAGGTCAAGGACCGGCTGAACAAGCCCGGCTCCGGTCTCTCCGGCGGTCAGCAGCAGCGTCTGTGCATCGCCCGCGCGATCGCGGTCGAGCCGGACGTGCTGCTGATGGACGAGCCGTGCTCCGCCCTGGACCCGATCTCCACCCTCGCCATCGAGGACCTGATCGGCGAGCTGAAGGAGCGCTTCACGATCGTCATCGTGACGCACAACATGCAGCAGGCGGCCCGCGTCTCGGACCGCACGGCGTTCTTCAACCTCGCGGCGGTCGGCAAGCCCGGCAAGCTCGTCGAGATCGACGAGACGGAACGCATCTTCTCCAACCCGTCCGTCCAGGCCACCGAGGACTACATCTCGGGACGCTTCGGATAG
- a CDS encoding FAD-binding oxidoreductase, which yields MNLPPLPARRTLLTAGAAALAGVTATACSGTSGGSTAPSDAAGTSDGSGTSGSTGASSAPPAPSKSTPTGPADFSALAKSLDGGLVRPQDASYPTARQLYNTRFDGLKPAAVAYVRHAADIRECLAFARRTGTPVSIRSGGHSYAGWSSGNGRLVIDVSSLSRVGTDGTIGAGAKLIGVYQRLARSGLTIPGGSCPTVGISGLTLGGGHGVASRAYGLTCDSLTAATLVTADGKTLTVDAGHHPDLFWALRGAGNGNFGVVTELTFRTRPVPRTVTAYMSWPWSRARSVVSAWQEWGPDQPDEIWSSAHLAAGPGGGNPTVSVAAFSLGTYGDLQNAVDRLADRIGAPASSVSLRRRSYQESMLVYAGCSGITDAQCHLPGTTPGRTTQGTLRRETYAAASDFYDRSLSPAGVQALLDRTEAFTRIPVTQSGGGGSIALTALGGAINRVSPQSTAFVHRGSRVLAQYIGSWSPGTTGTAQQDWLKNTHAAMRRHASGAAYQNYTDPTLTNWRRAYYGSAADRLAGLRKQYDPDRLFAFPQAL from the coding sequence ATGAACCTGCCGCCCCTGCCCGCCCGGCGCACCCTCCTCACCGCGGGCGCCGCCGCGCTCGCCGGCGTCACCGCCACCGCCTGCAGCGGCACTTCCGGCGGCTCCACGGCCCCGTCCGACGCCGCCGGCACCTCCGACGGCTCCGGTACCTCGGGCAGCACGGGTGCCTCGTCCGCCCCACCGGCCCCGTCGAAATCCACCCCCACCGGACCGGCGGACTTCTCCGCCCTGGCCAAGAGCCTCGACGGTGGCCTCGTACGACCCCAGGACGCCTCCTATCCGACCGCCCGTCAGCTGTACAACACCCGCTTCGACGGCCTGAAGCCCGCCGCCGTCGCCTATGTCCGGCACGCGGCGGACATCCGCGAGTGCCTGGCCTTCGCCCGCCGCACGGGCACCCCCGTCTCCATCCGCAGCGGCGGCCACTCGTACGCGGGCTGGTCGAGCGGGAACGGACGGCTCGTCATCGACGTCTCGTCGCTGTCCCGTGTCGGGACGGACGGCACGATCGGCGCGGGCGCCAAGCTCATCGGCGTCTACCAGCGCCTCGCCCGCAGCGGCCTGACGATCCCCGGCGGCTCCTGCCCCACCGTCGGCATCTCCGGCCTCACCCTCGGCGGCGGCCACGGCGTCGCCTCCCGCGCATACGGCCTGACCTGCGACAGCCTGACCGCGGCGACGCTCGTCACGGCCGACGGCAAGACCCTCACCGTGGACGCCGGGCACCACCCGGACCTCTTCTGGGCGCTGCGCGGCGCGGGCAACGGCAACTTCGGCGTGGTCACCGAGCTGACGTTCCGCACCCGCCCGGTCCCGCGGACCGTCACCGCCTACATGTCGTGGCCGTGGTCACGCGCCCGGTCCGTCGTCTCGGCCTGGCAGGAGTGGGGCCCGGACCAGCCCGACGAGATCTGGTCCTCCGCACACCTCGCCGCCGGACCCGGGGGCGGCAACCCGACCGTCTCGGTCGCCGCGTTCAGCCTCGGTACGTACGGCGACCTGCAGAACGCCGTCGACCGCCTCGCCGACCGGATCGGCGCCCCGGCCTCCTCCGTGTCGCTGCGCCGCCGCAGCTACCAGGAGTCGATGCTCGTGTACGCGGGCTGCTCGGGCATCACCGACGCCCAGTGCCATCTGCCGGGGACGACGCCCGGCCGCACCACGCAGGGCACGCTCCGGCGCGAGACGTACGCCGCCGCGTCCGACTTCTACGACCGCTCGCTGTCCCCGGCGGGCGTGCAGGCCCTGCTCGACCGGACCGAGGCGTTCACCCGGATTCCGGTGACACAGTCCGGGGGCGGCGGCTCCATCGCGCTCACCGCGCTCGGCGGGGCGATCAACCGGGTCTCCCCGCAGTCGACGGCCTTCGTCCACCGGGGCTCGCGGGTGCTCGCGCAGTACATCGGTTCCTGGAGCCCCGGTACGACGGGCACCGCCCAGCAGGACTGGCTGAAAAACACTCATGCGGCGATGCGCCGGCACGCGTCGGGAGCGGCGTACCAGAACTACACCGACCCGACGCTGACCAACTGGCGCCGGGCCTACTACGGCTCGGCGGCCGACCGCCTCGCCGGTCTGAGGAAGCAGTACGACCCCGACCGCCTCTTCGCCTTCCCGCAGGCGCTCTGA
- a CDS encoding metal-sensitive transcriptional regulator — MTTTEAAGTATETESAITDHDRGIHGYHHQKAEHLKRLRRIEGQIRGLQRMVDEDVYCIDILTQVSASTKALQSFALQLLEEHLRHCVADAAVKGGEEIDAKVEEATKAIARLLRT, encoded by the coding sequence ATGACCACCACCGAGGCCGCCGGGACCGCCACGGAGACGGAATCCGCGATCACCGATCACGACCGGGGCATACACGGTTATCACCACCAGAAGGCCGAGCACCTCAAGCGGCTGCGCCGGATCGAGGGCCAGATCCGCGGCCTCCAGCGCATGGTCGACGAGGACGTCTACTGCATCGACATACTGACCCAGGTATCGGCGTCCACGAAGGCGCTCCAGTCGTTCGCGCTCCAGCTGCTGGAGGAGCACCTGCGGCACTGCGTCGCGGACGCGGCGGTCAAGGGCGGCGAGGAGATCGACGCCAAGGTCGAGGAAGCCACGAAGGCGATCGCCCGGCTGCTCCGCACCTGA
- a CDS encoding DUF47 domain-containing protein: protein MRFRLTPRETSFYDMFSASADNIVTGSKLLMELLGADSASRVEIAERMRAAEHAGDDATHAIFHQLNSSFITPFDREDIYNLASSLDDIMDFMEEAVDLVVLYQVEELPNGIAQQIEVLARAAELTAEAMPGLRTMDNLTEYWIEVNRLENQADQIHRKLLAHLFNGKYDAIEVLKLKQIVDVLEEAADAFEHVANTVETIAVKES from the coding sequence GTGCGCTTTCGTCTGACCCCCAGGGAGACGAGCTTCTACGACATGTTCTCCGCGTCCGCGGACAACATCGTCACGGGCTCGAAACTCCTGATGGAACTGCTCGGGGCGGACTCTGCCTCCCGAGTCGAGATCGCGGAGCGCATGCGGGCAGCGGAGCACGCGGGGGACGATGCCACCCACGCGATCTTCCACCAGCTGAACTCCTCTTTCATTACGCCGTTCGACCGCGAGGACATTTACAACCTCGCGTCGTCGCTCGACGACATCATGGACTTCATGGAGGAGGCCGTCGACCTGGTCGTGCTCTATCAGGTCGAGGAACTCCCCAACGGCATTGCCCAGCAGATCGAGGTGCTGGCCCGCGCGGCCGAGCTGACCGCCGAGGCGATGCCGGGGCTGCGCACGATGGACAATCTCACCGAGTACTGGATCGAGGTCAACCGTCTGGAGAACCAGGCCGACCAGATCCACCGCAAACTGCTCGCTCATCTCTTCAACGGCAAGTACGACGCCATCGAGGTGCTGAAGCTCAAGCAGATCGTGGACGTGCTGGAAGAGGCGGCCGACGCGTTCGAGCACGTCGCCAACACGGTGGAGACCATCGCGGTCAAGGAGTCCTGA
- a CDS encoding inorganic phosphate transporter has translation MDTFALIVTIGVALGFTYTNGFHDSANAIATSVSTRALTPRAALAMAAVMNLAGAFLGSGVAKTVSEGLIATPEGAKGMGILFAALVGAIIWNLVTWYFGLPSSSSHALFGGMVGAALAGGTLVHWDGVLDKVVIPMFVSPVIGLVVGYLVMVAIMWMFRKSNPHKAKRGFRIAQTVSAAGMALGHGLQDAQKTMGIVVMALVIADVESPSDPIPVWVKLVCALMLSLGTYAGGWRIMRTLGRKIIELDPPQGFAAETTGASIMFGSAFLFHAPISTTHVITSAIMGVGATKRVNAVRWGVAKNIILGWFITMPAAGLVAAASYGVVVLLFG, from the coding sequence GTGGACACCTTTGCGCTGATCGTGACCATCGGTGTCGCGCTCGGCTTCACGTATACGAACGGCTTCCACGACTCGGCGAACGCCATCGCCACGTCCGTCTCCACCCGTGCGCTCACCCCACGCGCGGCGCTCGCGATGGCGGCGGTGATGAACCTGGCCGGTGCGTTCCTCGGCAGCGGTGTCGCCAAGACCGTCAGCGAGGGCCTGATCGCGACGCCCGAGGGCGCCAAGGGGATGGGAATCCTCTTCGCCGCGCTCGTCGGCGCCATCATCTGGAACCTCGTCACCTGGTACTTCGGCCTGCCGTCCTCGTCCTCGCACGCCCTGTTCGGCGGCATGGTCGGCGCCGCGCTGGCCGGCGGGACGCTGGTGCACTGGGACGGGGTGCTCGACAAGGTCGTCATCCCGATGTTCGTCTCGCCGGTCATCGGTCTGGTCGTCGGCTATCTGGTGATGGTCGCGATCATGTGGATGTTCCGGAAGTCCAACCCGCACAAGGCCAAGCGCGGCTTCCGGATCGCGCAGACGGTCTCGGCCGCGGGCATGGCGCTCGGCCACGGTCTCCAGGACGCGCAGAAGACCATGGGCATCGTGGTGATGGCCCTGGTCATCGCCGATGTCGAGAGCCCGAGCGACCCGATCCCGGTCTGGGTGAAGCTGGTCTGCGCGCTGATGCTCTCGCTGGGTACGTACGCGGGTGGCTGGCGCATCATGCGGACGCTCGGCCGGAAGATCATCGAGCTGGACCCGCCGCAGGGGTTCGCGGCGGAGACCACGGGCGCCTCGATCATGTTCGGCTCGGCGTTCCTGTTCCACGCGCCGATCTCCACGACGCATGTGATCACCTCCGCGATCATGGGTGTGGGCGCCACGAAGCGGGTGAACGCAGTCCGCTGGGGCGTCGCCAAGAACATCATCCTGGGCTGGTTCATCACGATGCCGGCCGCGGGACTGGTCGCCGCGGCGAGCTACGGGGTCGTGGTCCTGCTCTTCGGCTGA